TGCTAACATTCAAAACTAGCTTGACTGTTACCATAGCCTATTTCTTGTGTAAGGGTGCACAAAGAGACAatttgacaaactttattttcaaatttccacaaacaatatctgatggccagtccgcttcccctggcagcctgcaagagacagaaaagacgatGAGCACATAACctcaagaaacaaatcccaatgtcaccactgtatttttttttgttggcatttcagctgtattttagtcggattgaaggctttgggttCGTCACTCTGCTTCATTTAGTGTTGAAATGGTTAAATAACGGGATCCGTTAACtctgttaactgttaacagcagctcaacaatcagtccttcatctcggaagaacagtggtttcaaaactgcgctattacctgtagccaccgggtcagtttgctttgcagaggaggagacctcgactgataaattgcccataaaatcacattaacaacatttcCAAGATGAAGGCATCCTTAAATCTCACTATTTAACCTCCGcggtcctctccgctcctctcacccacacttgagcacccgtTCTGTGATACACAGTGTCGGCCTGCCCAGCCTGACCTCCGTGGTCCTCTCCGTTCCTCTCAGCCACACTTGAGCATCTGTCCAGGCCGCGGGGGTCAGGCCGGGGGCTGCGGAGGTAAGGCCCGGGCGAGACTATAGGTGAGTGGATCCCAAGTCTCGAGCCCTGCCCGGGACCACGGTTGGCAGCTCCAGGCACTTCCActtttaacccaaaacgagCGCTCACGATAACCAGATACGCAGATAACAtcaactagggaaaataaaatgaaaacacgacaattttagcctgttagctaacatgagctaaactagCTATCAGCTAATgaaagataacgttagctggtggggacatgtgctatatacacccagtcgtgcctcaccactcaccaggaacctcttttaacggtcacagGATAAATAACATAGCTAATTTCTGCCAGTTTATTCCAGTTAGCatacctgaaaccaactgcgatgagatgctgtgtccCGCGAGCTCAGtttcaaacaaacactgcagagaTGAAATTCCGCCTTCAGTGGCGAATTCCATATGTGGGTGGGTATATTCTACGGCACTGGGCCGACCCAAAGCTGACGTAACAGAGacatttgatgagctgggacaaaagagtattaaatttatagatatcatatatatatacgGCACACATGTGTAAATTAACAGTCCCTTTATTCCAAAAGTGGTAAAGAAAGCAAGGAaagaacatttaatttacaggGCTTTCCctggagggtgggagtggatgaacccggCTAAAGAGTACCTGCCTGGATGGGACGCTCTAAAACTAAGGCGAGCgcgcccacaaggaggcagggatcatttcattggttaACAGTAAATTtggcattctattggttgggggattttgacagggttgttacacaaaaagccaaagctcgagcaggaaatctgtgcaggcaacatggtatctgagtgcaagcaacatggtatctgagtgcaagCACACAGCAGGGAttttgaacgtgaaatcaataattcatgctctcaaactgatagaccactctcttgaataaagatagggataaagctccatacaTTAGTGAGttccagtgcttaatttgagctGGAACGTACTGGAACGCATACCAGGATtttttcagaaaaggccctaGTGCGTTCCAgactaatttgcatgggtctagatcttttcacatctaaaaactacatatagtattggctgatgtcactagtgttgcagggtggagtaccgtagtactacagtGCCTCAcataccactactgtgggataagttcaaagtccattcacaagagggtgagtgtccatgcgccgtccaataacggcacatggaaaagataaatcacttttctataatacatcaatgatatttcaatggaataaattacttgaTTGTGATTTATCacaatttatctttttataaatgacaaaaggcacatatgcgtcatttttgctgtggtatcgtgatactactcagaaccgtgatactttcactggtattgtaccgtgggtcccaattttggtaccgtgacaacattagatgtcacaaccattccatttgGAGTTGCGCAGTGGGGTGGCtcgggtgccgcttaaaaaattgttcccccacttttgggagtgggggaacactgctctctcagaggccctggaaaacaaaccactacagcagcatattgaatgccaggtggccagcgcgcgccgTTATTGACCAGCGtgcgccgttattggacggcgcatggacactcaccctcttgcgattggactttgaacttatcccacagtagtggtatgTGAGGCactgtagtactacggtactccaccctgcaacactagtgacatcagccaatactgtatgtagtttttagatgtgaaaagttctagacccatgcaaattagttctggaacgcaccagggccttttctgaaaagatcctggtttgcgttccagtacgttccggctcaaattaagcactgttTATAAATTACCCTGCAAAAACAACCTACCTCACCTTTTCCTGTACTCACTCAAAAACCCGATAACTGAGTCTCTCTCTACTGTGGACTGTTTGCACACACTGGTGAcaccaaagtaaaagttctAAAATGGATTTCAGTCATCCGTTAAGCTGTGCTGAGAGCCCActaattgttttttcttttgatttcatCAGATCAAGACCCAACTATTGTGATTGGGACTGTGGGACAATCCATAGTCATATCATGTGGTACTGAACTGGACATCATGGCTGCCTCAGAGAAACACTGGTGCCGCTTGGCCAACGCAAATTTGTGTCAACCAGACACAATCATGGGTCCTGAAAATAAAACCAGAGGCGATTTCAAGATCATAGACAGTCCTAGCTTATTTTCCTTAGAGAAACGTCAGCTAACACACAACGATTCAGGATTCTACAGATTCACACAGGTTTTTCAAAATCAGACAAAATTCCATGTAGTGGAACTCCAGGTTAAAGACAAACCCAATTTTTTGCAGATCAGTCCTGTTCAAGTCAAGCCAAGGACAGATAAGCTTTTTAAGATCACATGCCAGTATTCCCAAGACTTGCaagaattttcaaaattttggcTATGTGACAGTTCAGAGTGTCCTGAGACAGTGAGGAGTGTAGATGATAGATTCCAGTCTGCCCTAGTTTTGACTATTGATCATGTGGCTTGctcaaatattaaatatttccaGTGTGTGGTAAAGACATCAGGGAGCTCTGTTAATTCTATTGTTTATCGGAAACCTTCATACCAGAATCCTGTTGTAAACGTGGAGTTATCTTCTTATCTAAAGAACCGGAAAGTGCTGGTGAATTCTTACAGTCAGCTTAATCTTATTTGTTTAAAACCTGACAAATATAATCGGGAATATGACAGAATTAGTAGATGGGGTTCAAGGAATTATGACTATTATTATCATAGCCAACCTAAGTGGTGCAGAGTGAGTCACTCTGGGTGTTTGATTGTGAAAACCAATGTAAGAGAGACAATAAGCTCACTCATATTACAAATATGTGTCACACCGAACGATGATGGAACAAAATATCGCTGCTCAGTCAACACGGAGAATCCAGAGGTTGAGATTGCAGTCACTGGTATGTATGATATTTGCATACAGattatacatttattaaaagcaacaacaaaaattatTAGAAAGCAGATCTATTTTGTTACACTGTTATAAAGTTTGTGATGACACTTTGTGACaatattcaaatttaaaaaaaaagtttaatttcatTATAGCACCTCCTCCTCAACCAGTCACTCAAGCTGTGGGGCCCATAAAGCCAAGGACCACTTTACCAGAGTAGTATTACTCTTCATTGAATCATTTCACACATTtcattatattttcttttttttctggtgttagAAAAGAACACCAGAATCTATTGCATGCACTGTAACTGACTGAAGTAAATATTCCTCTCTACTAGATCCAGCGGTGGTGTAGAACACAGTGTAGGCATCATAATAGTAGTGACCAGCATAATCCTTCTTATCATCATTTTGTCTGTTACTGTCACCAGATGCAATGGTAAGTACCACACAATGCATTCATAAAAACACttgtttataataaataataagaatTGAGACTGTTACAGTGTGACAGATTTCACACAATACATCACCGATCATTTTAATTAGATCAGCACAATTTCATATAAAGGCGGTATGGTGGTGCAGTACTcatctttgtgttgtgtttgttggatTTGGCTTTTAAAGGGTCAGACTTAGGGGTTAGGGCCATACACATCTAATACATAGTTTCAGCAGGAAGCAGTGCAGTGCTCTGCAGTGTACGCCTATTTCTTTGTCACCTCATGGAGTTTTgctttttaacaaacttaaccaattttacaataacaaaactcacaaactttatttttacgTTCTATCATCtacatttaaaatcaaacaaacaaagtcaaacaaagtttttttcttgtgttgatgTTCAATTGATCTGTGGACAGCACACTGGCATACATTTTAAACAATGACTACAAGATTGTAATCTTTTAATCATGATTTGAAATACAATTTGTCTGTATATCTTTTATGAAGttgtcagaaaaataaaaatagatttcaGTTGTAGGCAGAAACAGAATCAGTTTACAGGATACAGAAAATACTTctcctttaaaacatttaaaggtaatattaaaaaaaagaaaaaatatttaataccTGAAGCTGCATACCATGAtataatatgatatgatatttgATAACCATttcaaacatgttaaaaaaagatgcagacagacagaaagaaggtAATATTTACCTAGTTTGGAAGTCACCGCTCCTACTACCACGGGGACCACGTCAGCTTTGACCATCCACATCTATTCCAGCTGTTCTTTCAACCCTTGATACTTCTCCACCTTTTCTTGTCCCTTCtttctgatgttgctgtcgGCTGGTATCACCacatctatcaccactgccCTCCTCTGGTGTTTGTCAACCACCACTATGTCCGGTTGGTTAGCCAGTAGCTGTTTGTTTGAGGTCCCACAGGAACTTAGCCCTGTTGTTTTCAATCACCTTTGGTGGTGTCTCCCATCGGGATTTGGGTACTTTGAGTCCATTATGGGTACAGATGCTCCTGTACACTCTCCCAGCCATGTGGTTGTGCCTCTCCATGTACCCTGATCCTGCttgcatcttacaccctgccACTGCGTGCTGGACTGTCTCAGgggcatctttgcacagcctgcaccttgGGTCTGATCTGCTGTGGTAGACCCTGGCCTCTATGGCCCTTGTTCCCTCTGTGCTGCCTGTCAGTCCAGCATTCTCCAGCCACTGGTAGGTCTTCTTGATATCAGCCACTTCCTCTATCTGATGGTGGTATGCACCATGTAGGGGTTTGTCCCTCCATGTTACTTGCTCATCCACCTCTTTGCTCTCATCAGGTTTCTGTTGTCTAAGGCATTTACTCAGCAGCTCGTCCTTGGGGGCCAT
This region of Epinephelus fuscoguttatus linkage group LG1, E.fuscoguttatus.final_Chr_v1 genomic DNA includes:
- the LOC125885493 gene encoding uncharacterized protein LOC125885493 isoform X3, with product MNSCAVKLIFLFLTVEGTWGSELTINARKNASVTLVCSSRENLGLCYCPSFPRNCPKCTDVIPLASSFKTYKEERYFKMFGLKCSNSGLYACFSSSGPRLGKKYRINVLEDQDPTIVIGTVGQSIVISCGTELDIMAASEKHWCRLANANLCQPDTIMGPENKTRGDFKIIDSPSLFSLEKRQLTHNDSGFYRFTQVFQNQTKFHVVELQVKDKPNFLQISPVQVKPRTDKLFKITCQYSQDLQEFSKFWLCDSSECPETVRSVDDRFQSALVLTIDHVACSNIKYFQCVVKTSGSSVNSIVYRKPSYQNPVVNVELSSYLKNRKVLVNSYSQLNLICLKPDKYNREYDRISRWGSRNYDYYYHSQPKWCRVSHSGCLIVKTNVRETISSLILQICVTPNDDGTKYRCSVNTENPEVEIAVTAPPPQPVTQAVGPIKPRTTLPESSGGVEHSVGIIIVVTSIILLIIILSVTVTRCNV
- the LOC125885493 gene encoding uncharacterized protein LOC125885493 isoform X1, with the translated sequence MNSCAVKLIFLFLTVEGTWGSELTINARKNASVTLVCSSRENLGLCYCPSFPRNCPKCTDVIPLASSFKTYKEERYFKMFGLKCSNSGLYACFSSSGPRLGKKYRINVLEDQDPTIVIGTVGQSIVISCGTELDIMAASEKHWCRLANANLCQPDTIMGPENKTRGDFKIIDSPSLFSLEKRQLTHNDSGFYRFTQVFQNQTKFHVVELQVKDKPNFLQISPVQVKPRTDKLFKITCQYSQDLQEFSKFWLCDSSECPETVRSVDDRFQSALVLTIDHVACSNIKYFQCVVKTSGSSVNSIVYRKPSYQNPVVNVELSSYLKNRKVLVNSYSQLNLICLKPDKYNREYDRISRWGSRNYDYYYHSQPKWCRVSHSGCLIVKTNVRETISSLILQICVTPNDDGTKYRCSVNTENPEVEIAVTAPPPQPVTQAVGPIKPRTTLPESSGGVEHSVGIIIVVTSIILLIIILSVTVTRCNGQKLSDRLFTRRTPLSAVDFHANMYANSVAHYYSHHRRQVPPPDEHSEGNGKGTSSSSDEEFEELPVRPKMPSTVMPEETDYIRVKPGGAAWSQNVPALLRDRDQFGTDGLPLCNDDNVPGLGRENKVGHMSKTNTDNVVTKQFEDAAQSSSGCSDKENDDEVTYTHVIIKPKHRLK
- the LOC125885493 gene encoding uncharacterized protein LOC125885493 isoform X2 yields the protein MAASEKHWCRLANANLCQPDTIMGPENKTRGDFKIIDSPSLFSLEKRQLTHNDSGFYRFTQVFQNQTKFHVVELQVKDKPNFLQISPVQVKPRTDKLFKITCQYSQDLQEFSKFWLCDSSECPETVRSVDDRFQSALVLTIDHVACSNIKYFQCVVKTSGSSVNSIVYRKPSYQNPVVNVELSSYLKNRKVLVNSYSQLNLICLKPDKYNREYDRISRWGSRNYDYYYHSQPKWCRVSHSGCLIVKTNVRETISSLILQICVTPNDDGTKYRCSVNTENPEVEIAVTAPPPQPVTQAVGPIKPRTTLPESSGGVEHSVGIIIVVTSIILLIIILSVTVTRCNGQKLSDRLFTRRTPLSAVDFHANMYANSVAHYYSHHRRQVPPPDEHSEGNGKGTSSSSDEEFEELPVRPKMPSTVMPEETDYIRVKPGGAAWSQNVPALLRDRDQFGTDGLPLCNDDNVPGLGRENKVGHMSKTNTDNVVTKQFEDAAQSSSGCSDKENDDEVTYTHVIIKPKHRLK